The Bradysia coprophila strain Holo2 unplaced genomic scaffold, BU_Bcop_v1 contig_732, whole genome shotgun sequence genome has a window encoding:
- the LOC119084418 gene encoding uncharacterized protein LOC119084418 isoform X2 → MKISQLKMSDDQADASGKYGMDGRRPQGAAKYWPAIFKSIELLICILCIGLIDEPATNSRIRVFVSQRTVALAYSTFASYLIISAAYLFGKLVKDHWPWKTTAALSLIGFILYAACAATLLKDWVETKERNYWPPNTQRHRSCRLLYPKVHNSSNMLDLVCATGFICVIGAIVFLIELIAVARSGSRGDLGD, encoded by the exons ATGA AAATATCGCAACTGAAAATGTCTGACGATCAGGCCGATGCATCGGGAAAGTATGGAATGGATGGAAGAAGACCACAGGGTGCAGCTAAATACTGGCCAGCGATATTCAAGTCGATCGAATTg CTCATTTGCATCCTATGCATTGGTCTAATCGATGAGCCTGCTACCAACTCCCGTATACGAGTATTCGTATCACAACGCACAGTTGCATTGGCCTATTCAACATTTGCCAGTTACCTGATCATATCGGCGGCTTATCTGTTCGGAAAATTGGTCAAAGATCA ctGGCCATGGAAGACAACAGCGGCTTTATCGTTGATCGGTTTCATTTTGTATGCCGCATGTGCAGCTACCCTGTTAAAGGATTGGGTTGAGACAAAGGAACGGAATTATTGGCCACCGAATACACAGAG ACATAGAAGCTGTAGATTACTTTATCCGAAAGTGCATAACAGTTCAAACAT GTTGGACTTGGTCTGTGCAACAGGATTCATATGCGTCATCGGAGCGATTGTGTTTTTAATCGAATTGATTGCAGTTGCACGATCTGGTTCGCGTGGCGATTTGGGCGATTAG
- the LOC119084418 gene encoding uncharacterized protein LOC119084418 isoform X1 produces the protein MNIEISQLKMSDDQADASGKYGMDGRRPQGAAKYWPAIFKSIELLICILCIGLIDEPATNSRIRVFVSQRTVALAYSTFASYLIISAAYLFGKLVKDHWPWKTTAALSLIGFILYAACAATLLKDWVETKERNYWPPNTQRHRSCRLLYPKVHNSSNMLDLVCATGFICVIGAIVFLIELIAVARSGSRGDLGD, from the exons ATGAACATAG AAATATCGCAACTGAAAATGTCTGACGATCAGGCCGATGCATCGGGAAAGTATGGAATGGATGGAAGAAGACCACAGGGTGCAGCTAAATACTGGCCAGCGATATTCAAGTCGATCGAATTg CTCATTTGCATCCTATGCATTGGTCTAATCGATGAGCCTGCTACCAACTCCCGTATACGAGTATTCGTATCACAACGCACAGTTGCATTGGCCTATTCAACATTTGCCAGTTACCTGATCATATCGGCGGCTTATCTGTTCGGAAAATTGGTCAAAGATCA ctGGCCATGGAAGACAACAGCGGCTTTATCGTTGATCGGTTTCATTTTGTATGCCGCATGTGCAGCTACCCTGTTAAAGGATTGGGTTGAGACAAAGGAACGGAATTATTGGCCACCGAATACACAGAG ACATAGAAGCTGTAGATTACTTTATCCGAAAGTGCATAACAGTTCAAACAT GTTGGACTTGGTCTGTGCAACAGGATTCATATGCGTCATCGGAGCGATTGTGTTTTTAATCGAATTGATTGCAGTTGCACGATCTGGTTCGCGTGGCGATTTGGGCGATTAG
- the LOC119084414 gene encoding sodium channel protein Nach-like yields the protein MVDTMKLQFLKKIFAESNVHGIGLIFRPRQHLLERLLWISLICTSLYFALTVCRKEWHRYQDNSVVLSLETNWRNWEYLAPGVTICTDYIDDTRANNFVETNWNLSENDSNFPIYKNFVEVIARTTYGNLQELRQFSKYTFLHGLNLLQIAREMREDLLPESGFNLVTTEMGVCFSSTYLYLLQNVTERTVETTLPNGDLCRSTLSQDSCSLTVYPPRTVEPEDTHTQTLFVHNKDDVLNPTKAIVYNFTAETTTSMELVINSIVPSNKLEQLSPAQRKCYFASELPLKYFNIYTTNLCLISCRIDAAVKYCGCIPFFYSINSTHAPACNVLGMACLSNKWYRSIFNTSQFDKTCNCLPLCSNFEYRRATVQEQTYFEFMSSVELVINCPKNRLKRGVVYSADNLLVAFGGAFGFALGCSIISIVEFVFFIVEICIEKVVDLLSTLQARKS from the exons ATGGTTGATACaatgaaattacaatttctaaaGAAAATCTTTGCCGAATCGAACGTGCATGGAATCGGATTGATTTTCCGACCGCGACAACATCTGCTTGAAAG GTTACTTTGGATCTCGTTAATCTGCACATCACTCTACTTCGCCTTAACAGTTTGCCGCAAGGAATGGCATCGCTATCAAGACAATTCCGTTGTTCTATCCCTGGAGACGAATTGGAGGAATTGGGAATATCTTGCGCCCGGAGTGACTATATGCACGGACTACATTGACGACACACGAGcgaataattttgttgaaac GAATTGGAATTTGTCGGAAAACGattcaaattttccgatttataaaaaCTTCGTTGAAGTTATTGCACGGACGACGTATGGAAATTTACAGGAATTACGTCAATTTTCGAAGTACACATTTTTACATGGACTGAACTTACTACAAATTGCACGAGAA ATGCGAGAGGACTTGCTACCAGAATCTGGTTTTAATTTGGTGACCACTGAAATGGGCGTATGTTTTTCGTCCACTTATTTGTACTTATTGCAAAATGTCACGGAACG AACTGTTGAGACAACATTACCAAATGGTGACTTATGTCGATCGACACTTTCCCAAGACTCATGTTCCTTGACTGTATATCCACCTAGGACGGTGGAACCGGAAGATACACACACTCAAACGTTG TTCGTACACAATAAGGATGACGTTCTAAACCCTACTAAAGCGATCGTATACAATTTCACTGCCGAAACCACAACTTCTATGGAATTGGTCATCAATTCGATTGTGCCTAGTAACAAACTTGAACAACTGTCGCCAGCTCAGCGAAAATGTTATTTCGCTTCCGAACTGCCGCTGAAGTACTTCAACATTTACACAACGAATCTCTGTTTGATTTCATGTCGCATCGACGCTGCAGTAAAATATTGTGGTTGCATACCGTTCTTCTACAGTATCA ATTCTACACATGCTCCCGCTTGCAATGTTCTGGGCATGGCATGCCTTTCCAATAAATGGTACAGAAGCATTTTCAATACGTCACAATTTGATAAAACATGTAATTGCCTACCGCTATGCAGCAACTTTGAATATAGACGAGCCACCGTACAAGAACAG ACGTACTTTGAATTTATGTCTTCGGTCGAGTTAGTAATTAACTGCCCAAAGAACCGTTTAAAACGTGGAGTGGTATACAGTGCTGACAATTTATTAG
- the LOC119084415 gene encoding kinesin-like protein KIF3A — protein MPENSDSADPTDVEIENVRVVVRVRPMDKIEQDAFSENVIKVDKVNRSVIVRKPNASTGEPPKIYYFDNVFGEDSSQIDLYIDTARPIVDKVLEGYNGTILAYGQTGTGKTYTMSGNAESPQTKGIIPNTFAHIFGHIAKAKDNQKFLVRVSYMEIYNEEVRDLLGKELHKSLEVKERADIGVYVKDLSGYVVHNADDLDNIMKLGNKNRVVGATKMNVESSRSHAIFSITVESSEMDDKGAEHVKMGKLQLVDLAGSERQSKTQATGIRLKEATKINLSLSVLGNVISALVDGKSTHIPYRNSKLTRLLQDSLGGNSKTVMCASISPADSNYVETISTLRYAGRAKSIQNRAHVNEEPKDALLRHFQEEIAELKKQLEEGAFEVGSGDEDEDDDVEDEEDEDEMITKEKSLVNGDGLKKMKRRKSKVKNDAEETEKTDAEKEMLEKKALENEQELNLAKSEQEQLMQKLQSLENKILVGGENLLEKAQTQEKLLENSIAELEVRAKNERELKESLQRKEAERIDIEERYSSLQEECIGKTKKLQRVMQMLMSVKSELADQQQEQQREKEGIYESIRSLSRELALCELVMNSYIPKEYQNMIERFTHWNEDIGEWQLKCVAYTGNNMRKSIPDEKVVAKDNDFIDLSHVYLSYSNNSVDEPVRRIDSARPRTSGVPRPTTARIYKPSMY, from the exons ATGCCC GAAAACAGCGATTCAGCCGATCCAACGGATGTTGAGATCGAAAATGTTCGAGTGGTTGTCCGTGTACGCCCAATGGACAAAATCGAACAAGATGCATTCAgtgaaaatgttattaaagTGGACAAAGTGAATAGAAGTGTGATTGTGCGTAAACCAAATGCTAGTACCGGTGAGCCACCGAAAATCTACTATTTCGACAACGTTTTCGGCGAAGATTCGTCACAG ATCGACCTGTACATTGATACGGCAAGACCGATTGTGGACAAAGTGTTGGAAGGATACAATGGTACTATACTGGCATATGGACAAACTGGCACGGGAAAAACGTACACAATGTCCGGGAACGCTGAATCACCTCAAACGAAGGGAATCATTCCGAATACGTTCGCCCACATATTCGGTCACATTGCTAAAGCGAAGGATAATCAAAA GTTTTTGGTGCGAGTGAGCTACATGGAGATTTACAATGAAGAAGTCCGCGATTTGCTCGGGAAAGAATTGCACAAAAGTCTTGAAGTCAAAGAACGGGCTGACATTGGCGTTTATGTTAAAGACTTGAGTGGATATGTGGTCCACAACGCAGACGATTTAGATAACATTATGAAACTGGGCAACAAGAACC GTGTCGTTGGTGCAACCAAAATGAACGTTGAATCCTCTCGATCTCATGCTATCTTCTCCATAACCGTTGAATCAAGCGAAATGGATGACAAAGGTGCTGAGCACGTCAAAATGGGAAAACTTCAATTGGTTGATCTAGCG GGATCCGAACGACAAAGCAAAACTCAGGCAACCGGCATTCGCTTGAAGGAAGCGACTAAAATCAATTTGTCACTCTCAGTACTCGGTAATGTTATCAGTGCACTTGTTGATGGTAAAAGCACTCATATTCCGTACCGGAATTCGAAACTAACGCGACTCTTGCAAGATTCGCTGGGTGGAAATTCCAAGACTGTTATG TGTGCCAGCATCAGCCCAGCCGATTCGAATTATGTGGAAACGATTTCAACTCTCCGATATGCTGGTCGTGCCAAAAGTATTCAGAATCGCGCCCATGTCAACGAAGAGCCCAAAGATGCGCTGTTACGTCACTTTCAGGAGGAGATCGCTGAGCTTAAGAAACAGCTGGAAGAAGGGGCATTTGAAGTGGGCTCGGGTGACGAAGATGAGGACGATGATGTTGAAGATGAAGAAGACGAAGATGAAATGATTACGAAAGAGAAGAGTCTAGTGAATGGCGATggtttgaagaaaatgaaacgCAGAAAGTCGAAGGTTAAAAATGATGCGGAG gaaaccgaaaaaacGGACGCTGAAAAGGAAATGCTTGAGAAAAAGGCATTGGAAAATGAGCAAGAATTGAATTTGGCCAA aTCTGAACAGGAGCAGCTGATGCAGAAATTGCAGTCATTGGAGAATAAGATCCTCGTCGGCGGTGAAAATCTTCTAGAAAAAGCCCAAACCCAAGAGAAACTTCTCGAAAATTCCATTGCCGAACTGGAAGTGCGGGCGAAAAACGAACGCGAACTGAAGGAGTCATTGCAACGAAAAGAGGCCGAACGCATCGACATCGAGGAGCGATATTCATCGTTGCAAGAGGAATGCATCGGCAAGACAAAGAAATTGCAGCGCGTCATGCAAATGCTAATGAGCGTAAAATCCGAATTGGCCGATCAGCAACAGGAACAGCAACGCGAAAAGGAAGGCATCTACGAATCCATCCGTTCGCTGTCCCGAGAACTAGCTCTCTGCGAACTGGTCATGAATTCGTACATACCGAAAGAGTACCAGAACATGATCGAACGGTTCACCCATTGGAACGAGGACATTGGCGAATGGCAATTGAAATGTGTGGCATACACGGGCAACAATATGCGGAAGAGTATACCCGACGAAAAAGTGGTGGCTAAGGACAatgatttcattgatttgtcGCACGTGTACTTGAGCTATTCGAATAACAGTGTCGACGAACCGGTTCGACGAATTGATTCGGCTCGACCGCGAACATCCGGTGTGCCACGTCCAACAACGGCACGCATTTACAAACCGTCAATGTATTAG
- the LOC119084418 gene encoding uncharacterized protein LOC119084418 isoform X3: MSDDQADASGKYGMDGRRPQGAAKYWPAIFKSIELLICILCIGLIDEPATNSRIRVFVSQRTVALAYSTFASYLIISAAYLFGKLVKDHWPWKTTAALSLIGFILYAACAATLLKDWVETKERNYWPPNTQRHRSCRLLYPKVHNSSNMLDLVCATGFICVIGAIVFLIELIAVARSGSRGDLGD, from the exons ATGTCTGACGATCAGGCCGATGCATCGGGAAAGTATGGAATGGATGGAAGAAGACCACAGGGTGCAGCTAAATACTGGCCAGCGATATTCAAGTCGATCGAATTg CTCATTTGCATCCTATGCATTGGTCTAATCGATGAGCCTGCTACCAACTCCCGTATACGAGTATTCGTATCACAACGCACAGTTGCATTGGCCTATTCAACATTTGCCAGTTACCTGATCATATCGGCGGCTTATCTGTTCGGAAAATTGGTCAAAGATCA ctGGCCATGGAAGACAACAGCGGCTTTATCGTTGATCGGTTTCATTTTGTATGCCGCATGTGCAGCTACCCTGTTAAAGGATTGGGTTGAGACAAAGGAACGGAATTATTGGCCACCGAATACACAGAG ACATAGAAGCTGTAGATTACTTTATCCGAAAGTGCATAACAGTTCAAACAT GTTGGACTTGGTCTGTGCAACAGGATTCATATGCGTCATCGGAGCGATTGTGTTTTTAATCGAATTGATTGCAGTTGCACGATCTGGTTCGCGTGGCGATTTGGGCGATTAG
- the LOC119084416 gene encoding uncharacterized protein LOC119084416 → MFLKMTEIGVQVDASHKRLIIFYGLTTLLWQFPTIWLSLTISKGTRDTRTIFIVATYIGHAVMNGCESSYLTAFWYILSNLADRFRIINICLSKHVTETRDKEVRASNDCTFVRNVSMSHLKLVQIVETVSQANAVQFVLCTATFFVSMTVTAFMTYQVNRHSIDYGTPGSAVYFSVRLVYNSFLMYKSISIGSKIRKERKITQSLINKTIPLEQNQNVLLQFNALSNQISHSETVISCGLFTIDWTLLYTLTTALGTYFLLFESFNSIHTARN, encoded by the exons atgtttttaaaGATGACAGAAATAGGTGTACAGGTAGATGCCAGTCATAAACgattaataattttctatgGACTGACTACGCTATTGTGGCAATTTCCGACGATTTGGCTAAGTTTGACCATATCTAAGGGTACAAGGGATAcgagaacaatttttattgtagcGACATACATTGGTCATGCTGTGATGAATGGATGTGAATCGTCGTATTTGACAGCATTTTGGTATATTTTGTCTAACCTTGCTGACCGATTCCgcataataaatatttgtttgag CAAACATGTAACAGAAACCAGAGACAAAGAGGTTCGTGCTTCAAACGATTGTACATTCGTGCGTAATGTGTCGATGAGCCATCTGAAGCTGGTACAGATTGTAGAAACTGTTAGCCAGGCAAATGCAGTACAG TTCGTTTTGTGTActgcaacattttttgtatctaTGACGGTGACAGCATTTATGACCTACCAAGTAAATCGCCATTCGATTGATTATGGAACTCCAGGGTCTGCCGTATATTTTTCTGTGAGACTCGTCTACAACTCTTTCTTGATGTACAAAAGCATTTCGATTGGCAGTAAAATACGGAAAGAG AGGAAAATTACTCAATCGCTCATAAACAAGACTATTCCGTTGGAGCAAAACCAGAATGTTCTGCTACAG ttCAACGCTTTAAGCAACCAAATTAGTCATTCAGAGACGGTAATTTCATGCGGTTTATTTACGATTGATTGGACACTATTGTATAca CTCACCACAGCTTTGGGAACATATTTCCTCTTATTTGAATCATTTAATTCGATTCACACTGCAAGAAATTAG
- the LOC119084418 gene encoding uncharacterized protein LOC119084418 isoform X4, whose protein sequence is MNIEISQLKMSDDQADASGKYGMDGRRPQGAAKYWPAIFKSIELLICILCIGLIDEPATNSRIRVFVSQRTVALAYSTFASYLIISAAYLFGKLVKDHWPWKTTAALSLIGFILYAACAATLLKDWVETKERNYWPPNTQRLDLVCATGFICVIGAIVFLIELIAVARSGSRGDLGD, encoded by the exons ATGAACATAG AAATATCGCAACTGAAAATGTCTGACGATCAGGCCGATGCATCGGGAAAGTATGGAATGGATGGAAGAAGACCACAGGGTGCAGCTAAATACTGGCCAGCGATATTCAAGTCGATCGAATTg CTCATTTGCATCCTATGCATTGGTCTAATCGATGAGCCTGCTACCAACTCCCGTATACGAGTATTCGTATCACAACGCACAGTTGCATTGGCCTATTCAACATTTGCCAGTTACCTGATCATATCGGCGGCTTATCTGTTCGGAAAATTGGTCAAAGATCA ctGGCCATGGAAGACAACAGCGGCTTTATCGTTGATCGGTTTCATTTTGTATGCCGCATGTGCAGCTACCCTGTTAAAGGATTGGGTTGAGACAAAGGAACGGAATTATTGGCCACCGAATACACAGAG GTTGGACTTGGTCTGTGCAACAGGATTCATATGCGTCATCGGAGCGATTGTGTTTTTAATCGAATTGATTGCAGTTGCACGATCTGGTTCGCGTGGCGATTTGGGCGATTAG
- the LOC119084418 gene encoding uncharacterized protein LOC119084418 isoform X5 gives MSDDQADASGKYGMDGRRPQGAAKYWPAIFKSIELLICILCIGLIDEPATNSRIRVFVSQRTVALAYSTFASYLIISAAYLFGKLVKDHWPWKTTAALSLIGFILYAACAATLLKDWVETKERNYWPPNTQRLDLVCATGFICVIGAIVFLIELIAVARSGSRGDLGD, from the exons ATGTCTGACGATCAGGCCGATGCATCGGGAAAGTATGGAATGGATGGAAGAAGACCACAGGGTGCAGCTAAATACTGGCCAGCGATATTCAAGTCGATCGAATTg CTCATTTGCATCCTATGCATTGGTCTAATCGATGAGCCTGCTACCAACTCCCGTATACGAGTATTCGTATCACAACGCACAGTTGCATTGGCCTATTCAACATTTGCCAGTTACCTGATCATATCGGCGGCTTATCTGTTCGGAAAATTGGTCAAAGATCA ctGGCCATGGAAGACAACAGCGGCTTTATCGTTGATCGGTTTCATTTTGTATGCCGCATGTGCAGCTACCCTGTTAAAGGATTGGGTTGAGACAAAGGAACGGAATTATTGGCCACCGAATACACAGAG GTTGGACTTGGTCTGTGCAACAGGATTCATATGCGTCATCGGAGCGATTGTGTTTTTAATCGAATTGATTGCAGTTGCACGATCTGGTTCGCGTGGCGATTTGGGCGATTAG